ATGTGTCAAATATCAAAGTAAATTGTATTGTTCATTGCAGAAAAATGGCCTCTTCTCTGtcagtgttattttatttcagttgatAATCATTACATGTATGTGGTTTAACCTATAACAATTCCTTAAATTGTATGAGAttaccatgtttttttcataaaatctGAATCTGTAACGTAACTTCAAAAGTGTAATTCATTTGGTagaataaaaagggaaatatttCACCATGAAACAATGTCAAACGAAAATGATCTCTTTATGGTACCAATTAAGTGCAGtatttgatttaatgtgttttctacCATTGATAAAGAGTCTCCAGTAATGTTGATTGTGCATAATTTATCAGTTAAGGGAAACAATCGTGTCAAACACTTGGAATGGTTTGTACCGCAGTCGTCTAATGTGACATCTGGCAGGTTGAAGGTACTGGTGTTTGGCAGAGATGTGCAGGGCTCAGGGTGCAGCTCCATGGTGGGACCCTCCTGAGAAGAGCAACAGTGGGTAATAACTAACACTGACCTCTTAAAGCcccagaaaatgtttgaaagtaATTCtctaaaacaataaatattcatTACAAAATCAGTGATAAAGTTGACTAAGAAAATTAGCTACATGAGTTACAATAAAGCTCAAACCCATCCAAGCCACAGTAGTCATGTCAACTGGAGATCGGTACCTGATCAAACAGGAAGACCGTGACGTCATCATCAAAGGACACACTCCTCCTCAGTTTCCTGTCCCTTTCGGATGACTCTCCTGGACGCTTGTAGTTTTGATAGGATTTTAAAAGACTTTTACGGGTGCGTATATTAAGATTCTCCCCATGAAACACTTCACTGTGATCCTCTTCTGAGTTATTGTTGAGATCAGAGGGCAAATgggcattttttaaatgacttgacACATTTTTGTTATCACCACAACCAGTAGTTCCTATAATTGTCCTGCAATCTTGAGTGCTGCTTATGTCATTATAAAGCTGGAGGGGTATGTCCTCATCACAGATAATGATCAACCTATTTGGGTTATTCATTGTAAGAACATGAGGCTGGGTTGTTAAATTTACATTCCTTGTGATCGAAGTGAAAATGTCCCGAATATTTAAGATGAGTGTTTTCCATGAAGCCTCCTTTGGACACTCTGAGACAGAAGAAGTTAATGCTGAGTGCTGGAGAGGGTCCTCTAGAAGACAACAgcgctgaggagagagagggaaggatgaTGACCATGGCCTTGATCTGCTTTCAATGTTCCTCCACAAGTCAAGGGCTGCTCTTCCTCGTTGGTCGGGGATACACGTGGTCGGCTGCCGCTTCTCATCAACCAGCGCCACCTGACCTGAAGATATCCAGAACTGGAGGTCTTTATTCCTGGGCGAGAGATTCACAATCAGTTGCATATAATTAGGTTCAGTTCATCATCTTGTGATGAACAGGTGAAGGAAATCAAACTGTTTCAGATTTTTCTTCTCTGGTCCTATCTATGTGGCCAAGTTAACCATAAGAACATAACATAAACGaaacataaagatggatgacgtgtctccaaTTTCttccactctccagaaatgaagccaaaatatcccagacaccaacgctgccatcttgggaCAATGAGACCTGCCTTCTCTGTGCAGTAGCATTTGTGGGATGGAGTCGCGGTATCAAGGTAACACCAATACAACCATGACGTCTCGCCCTGTTAttagcatcaaataaaataagaactacctaaaagagacagaaatcatctttgagaaaaacttgACTTGAAGTGTACTTCTTTGCttcatgtcccgtccactaacatggaggaggatgggggTTTACGACCTACACCGCAGCCACCtggggcaatcaagatgcttaggcttcacttttggggagctgtcatgtcgtccatacTTATAGAGTCTATAATCTGGCAGCGTACTCTTTCAATGTTAGCTAGAGGGCTAATATTTAGCCTGGTTAGCCTTGTGATCATAGCCACCACATACAGTAAGTAATAGTTTCAGTCATGTGTGAGTGAGATCATCTGCCAGTATTATCATGGTGTGAGTTCCCAGTTTTAAAGGAGCACTTCCAAATACTAACTGCTCAATTATAGTTGCCATAGCAGTGGAATATACCAATACAACTAGACAATTAGTCAATTGTTTAGTGGAATATACCACTCTTATAACATattgtcaatgtttttaatcaaccgggcaggacaagctggtgacgcaataggaagaccagaccgtctcattttgGTTTGGCCGACGCGGTTTAAGGGGCCGTTGGAGGATACAACCAACGTCAGCTGCGTTGACCGGGTCCTCAGAAGGATACAGCTTCTGAATTGAGACGCAGTTTATATTTAGCCAATACAAGCTTTGCTAAATATTATACCCATAGTGGCTACATGCTTGATATGAGAGTTAAATGCTTGGCCCATGGGAACTTGATTGATGACGGTGTGTTGTCTGGAACAGAGACTGCACCTGCGACCTTTGGGTTATGGTGTCTGTAACATGGAGCTACCCTTTCAACCCAATTAAGCAAACACAAAGTTGGGGCACGTTGACCTAATAGGATATGTAGGCATTGGTCAAAGATGATTTCCTCTTACATGGGAACATAATTCCATTTCCAAGTCCCCCTTTAATCCACCAGATCTTTTCAGAGGTCAGCTGCAGTGCACAGACAGCCCTTCACAGTCTGTTAACAACAGGATGTACTGAAACTGATTTGTCGAcaaaacaggacacacacacacacacacacacacaaacgcacgcttgcacacaaacacatacattatTTGGCCTCTCACTCCTGAGCTTGAATAAATATCGGGGCTCATCCATCTGTGGAGACAAAGACGCAATAGGAAACTTTCACCGCTCTGCAGTAACCAAGCAACTGTGACTCAggaaaggaagagaggggctgactcacagcagcagtgacgtAAAGGATGtaacaggacacacacacacacacacacagacacaccactgTACGgtctcacacactcatgtaaacacacacacacatgcagtagGCCATAAAGCCTGTAATCTGCCCTATTTAAGGTAAATTAACACCTAACTGTGTAACAGGTGGAGGGACTCAGGGGAGGACAGACTACAAGACCACACGTTCAGAGagagtgacacaaacacaacaaaccttCAGTGTGTCCACAAGGTCACACAATCACATTAACCCAAATCAAAATTATACCGTTTCGTCCTTCCTTTGTCTCTGCATCTCTTTCTGTGAAGCCAGTTCACACCATCCAGTGAAACCACCAGAGCAACTCCACCCCTGGAGGGTTCTAACTCTgtagaaacaaagagaagaacATGGTCAAAAACCCATATGCGCTGCCTCGAAATGTTGCTGCATCATGATGCTGCAAAATGTGTTGCAACGCGCTTAATCGCCCTGCATCTGCACCATGCATGCATGACACCGGCACATTTCTCCTCCTACCTTGCACTCTGTGAGCCCCACTCATTCCCCCCGTGGCTTTTAACTGCACGACAGAAAGCTCAGCGAGGGCACCGGGAGAGACACAAGCTGAACCTATGGACGTaaagagaggagacggagggatgcacagagaaagacagaaggaggTTGGGGGGGGATCTGAAGGGCAGGGAGGGAAAGAATGCACGGCGAAATGAAATAAGGGGAGTATATAAatggaggtgaggagagatgaaagaggagtgaaggagggTGAGGGTGAAAGGAAGAGATGTGAGGACGCAGAAAGGACAAAGAGCGCACACGTGCAGCACAATCCCTGGAGGCTGCTGgactttctgcagcagcagagtgagagacGCAGATCAATAACTTATCTGGTCTAATGTAACACAGCGGTCCTTCTGACACAGAGTAACTGCTACAATGTGGACGCCACTGTCACACATAGGTAACTGTTACTGCACAATAATCTTGATAATTTTACCAAATATAGAGAGAATATGTTTATCACGGAACCAGACCaccttttaaaggttcagtgtgtagaatatagtgacatctggtggtgaagttgcatgttgcagctgaatagccctcaccctccccttccaaacatgaaagagaacctgtggtagccttcagttgtcataaaaactcaaaaggtgtttagtttgtccagtctgggctactgtttGGTCCCTCTCTCAACACCTGTAGAAAATAACTGAGGGCCCCTGGCACCTCAGCTACATTAGGTTAAAAATCTTGGTGTTATTTTTGACCTGGTTCTGAAATTtgac
This is a stretch of genomic DNA from Hippoglossus stenolepis isolate QCI-W04-F060 chromosome 21, HSTE1.2, whole genome shotgun sequence. It encodes these proteins:
- the LOC118100206 gene encoding uncharacterized protein LOC118100206 isoform X1, which encodes MSGAHRVQELEPSRGGVALVVSLDGVNWLHRKRCRDKGRTKRNKDLQFWISSGQVALVDEKRQPTTCIPDQRGRAALDLWRNIESRSRPWSSSFPLSPQRCCLLEDPLQHSALTSSVSECPKEASWKTLILNIRDIFTSITRNVNLTTQPHVLTMNNPNRLIIICDEDIPLQLYNDISSTQDCRTIIGTTGCGDNKNVSSHLKNAHLPSDLNNNSEEDHSEVFHGENLNIRTRKSLLKSYQNYKRPGESSERDRKLRRSVSFDDDVTVFLFDQEGPTMELHPEPCTSLPNTSTFNLPDVTLDDCGLEWEDDFSALEWSWHLQRVSRSLHSTLSLSTPSWTAASRPERYLPSQTCLFLTHVAESDLELRPALV
- the LOC118100206 gene encoding uncharacterized protein LOC118100206 isoform X2, producing MSGAHRVQELEPSRGGVALVVSLDGVNWLHRKRCRDKGRTKRNKDLQFWISSGQVALVDEKRQPTTCIPDQRGRAALDLWRNIESRSRPWSSSFPLSPQRCCLLEDPLQHSALTSSVSECPKEASWKTLILNIRDIFTSITRNVNLTTQPHVLTMNNPNRLIIICDEDIPLQLYNDISSTQDCRTIIGTTGCGDNKNVSSHLKNAHLPSDLNNNSEEDHSEVFHGENLNIRTRKSLLKSYQNYKRPGESSERDRKLRRSVSFDDDVTVFLFDQEGPTMELHPEPCTSLPNTSTFNLPDVTLDDCGLEWEDDFSALEWSWHLQRVSRSLHSTLSLSTPSWTAASRPERYLPSQTCLFLTHVAESDLEL